Proteins from one Kazachstania africana CBS 2517 chromosome 1, complete genome genomic window:
- the KAFR0A07390 gene encoding uncharacterized protein (similar to Saccharomyces cerevisiae YNL162W-A; ancestral locus Anc_2.93): MAKDTKEDAKIVVKKEEGETTNDSTTCPNCGQILQKCLIQQNYAIVICPSERCSYPFDQNEVLDQLSYVDETEVLDAAQQRLSGS, translated from the coding sequence ATGGCGAAAGATACCAAAGAAGATGCAAAGATCGTTGTGAAAAAAGAGGAGGGAGAAACCACAAATGACTCTACAACATGCCCTAATTGTGGACAAATTTTACAGAAATGTCTGattcaacaaaattatgCCATTGTAATATGTCCTAGTGAGAGATGTAGTTATCCGTTCGACCAAAACGAAGTACTAGACCAATTATCTTACGTGGATGAAACTGAAGTTCTCGATGCGGCGCAACAAAGGCTATCTGGAAGTTGA
- the FMP41 gene encoding Fmp41p (similar to Saccharomyces cerevisiae YNL168C; ancestral locus Anc_2.85), producing the protein MSFEYLNSVRKIVCIGRNYAEHIKELNNTVPKRPFYFLKPTSSIITPCGRKSAKKLNGATFQGLNEDGTNPSPIYVPANVQVHHEIELALVIGKYISNVDPRKYTMNDLLNSVTGVALALDLTGRNVQNDAKAKGLPWTLAKGYDTFCPISEMIPISRLDRLENCFQLKCFVNGELRQDGSTSLMLNSLPKIVSSIAQSITLEPGDLVLTGTPAGVGELKTGDTISGELHYNNARIVEMAFDVENRPGTYEY; encoded by the coding sequence ATGAGCTTCGAATATTTGAACTCTGTTAGAAAGATTGTATGTATCGGTAGAAATTACGCCGAACATATAAAGGAATTGAATAATACCGTACCTAAGAGGCCCTTTTACTTCTTGAAACCGACATCCAGTATAATTACTCCATGTGGCAGAAAGTCAGCGAAGAAATTAAACGGTGCAACATTTCAAGGTCTAAATGAGGATGGCACAAACCCGTCACCAATCTACGTTCCGGCAAACGTACAAGTACATCACGAAATTGAACTGGCTCTTGTCATTGGGAAGTACATTTCGAATGTTGatccaagaaaatataCTATGAATGATCTCTTAAACTCGGTCACTGGCGTTGCATTAGCTCTTGATTTAACTGGTAGAAATGTCCAAAACGATGCTAAAGCTAAGGGGTTACCGTGGACGTTAGCTAAAGGGTATGACACTTTCTGCCCTATATCGGAGATGATCCCCATATCAAGACTGGACAGATTAGAAAATTGTTTCCAGTTGAAATGTTTTGTAAACGGTGAATTGAGACAAGACGGTTCGACTTCACTGATGTTAAACTCTTTACCCAAAATAGTGTCGTCCATCGCTCAAAGTATCACATTAGAACCGGGAGACTTAGTATTAACTGGAACACCAGCCGGTGTAGGAGAACTCAAAACAGGAGACACGATATCTGGTGAGCTGCATTATAACAATGCAAGAATCGTAGAAATGGCATTCGATGTTGAAAATCGACCAGGAACTTACGAGTACTAA
- the BNI5 gene encoding Bni5p (similar to Saccharomyces cerevisiae BNI5 (YNL166C); ancestral locus Anc_2.88) codes for MGLDEEKIKKRLSQIELDIDQMNQMIDDNLLLSKGEQGVSEAEDEVKQSKLHEVTDVETGSDTYGDADDGFAVEVEEGNGDNAKSISNTEASVEKDVQDERVDRVEGLADVIEENNVEVKELTNQDKDGKIEEEEATAEEDEITAEQDVNNEGVSEEVEDPHDSTHSDDVTLEDTTKSNDGEKGPLGDKTQPIQEENESQWEEIDENTEEAKTTSIQDKIVAQSIETAVPAFSDKESSPDGNLGEDDKIVLPKKDNGDNNATNNPRIFSNPFRVISVSSPASATSSRKSSLDTKSTVVKKTQEQENVTRLQKRHDYLINKCMKLNKEIDYLNKMMLQGNLDVGDNKKLKLAISKLQQYYDEKNKEKYEVGVILSRQLRKQINNGENGQFWVGSK; via the coding sequence ATGGGATTGGACGAAGAGAAGATCAAGAAGAGGCTGTCGCAGATAGAACTGGACATTGACCAGATGAACCAGATGATTGACGACAATTTGCTGTTGAGCAAGGGCGAGCAGGGTGTTTCGGAAGCAGAAGACGAAGTTAAACAGTCGAAGTTACATGAGGTTACAGACGTAGAGACTGGTTCAGATACATATGGGGATGCGGACGATGGGTTTGCAGTGGAAGTAGAGGAAGGAAATGGAGACAATGCGAAGtctatttcaaatacaGAGGCTAGCGTAGAAAAAGATGTGCAGGATGAGAGAGTCGATAGAGTAGAAGGGTTAGCTGACGTGATTGAGGAAAACAATGTTGAAGTCAAAGAGTTAACAAACCAAGATAAGGATGGAAAGAtcgaggaagaagaggctACGGCTGAGGAAGATGAGATTACAGCAGAACAAGATGTAAATAATGAAGGAGTTTCAGAGGAGGTTGAAGACCCACACGACTCTACACACTCCGATGACGTGACACTCGAAGATACCACTAAAAGTAACGATGGTGAAAAAGGTCCACTTGGGGATAAGACTCAGCCTATTCAGGAAGAGAATGAAAGTCAATgggaagaaattgatgaaaatacgGAGGAGGCCAAAACTACCAGCATACAGGACAAAATAGTTGCTCAATCGATAGAGACAGCGGTTCCAGCATTCTCTGACAAAGAATCTTCTCCTGATGGTAATTTAggtgaagatgataaaattgtCTTACCAAAGAAAGACAACGGTGACAACAACGCTACGAACAATCCTCGAATTTTCTCCAACCCATTCAGAGTTATATCAGTGAGCAGCCCCGCCAGTGCCACTTCTAGTCGTAAGAGTTCGTTGGATACGAAGTCTACGGTTGTTAAGAAAACtcaagaacaagaaaacGTAACGAGATTGCAAAAGAGACACGATTACCTCATCAACAAATGTATGAAGCTGAATAAAGAGATCGATTACCTGAACAAGATGATGCTACAGGGCAACTTAGACGTTGGCGACAATAAAAAACTGAAGCTTGCCATCTCCAAATTGCAACAGTATTATGACGAGAAaaacaaagagaaataCGAAGTAGGCGTCATCCTAAGTAGACAACTAAGAAAACAGATCAACAATGGCGAAAACGGTCAGTTCTGGGTCGGAAGCAAATAA
- the RIA1 gene encoding GTPase RIA1 (similar to Saccharomyces cerevisiae RIA1 (YNL163C); ancestral locus Anc_2.92), with amino-acid sequence MPRVESETFKRLQNDPSCIRNICIVAHVDHGKTSLSDSLLASNGIISQRLAGRVRYLDSRPDEQLRGITMESSAISLYFRVLHKQDGQDGPLVKEHLVNLIDSPGHIDFSSEVSAASRLCDGAVVLVDVVEGVCSQTITVLRQCWIEKLKPVLVLNKIDRLIAELQLTPQEAYVHLYRVIEQVNSVIGSFFAGERQLDDLSWRERLEQNSNAEYIEKDDSELYFNPTKNNVIFASAIDGWGFNIGQLARFYEQKLGAKRENLQKVLWGVFLYGSQNKKIINHKSLKGRALKPLFVSLILDNIWKIYENVVVSRDMGAIEKITKALNVKLLPRDLKSKDDKQLLRNIMGQWLPVSTAVLLTVIERLPSPMKSQNERLDIILGKDIHSSAADPTLLKSIRECDREGPSCAYVSKILSIPREELPITSSNQVSHDEIMARSRKAREEALNAAKAAELAENMAKLEVKGSHQGFEDDSDLYERAKETVLTPDIDVLASTSKKHRDSKTVLETPSNFEFDMNFENDGTDNLIPDFVPTDIDPNDPLSAMFEYEEEDPFQTSEPPNVVEYEYEEDETDIFDEKDEVLIGFARIYSGSLRVGQEISVLGPKYDPKNPTEHIKTATITSLYLFMGKELVPLDVCPSGNIVGIGGLAGKILKNGTLIEQGVTGVNLAAVNFHSSPIVRVAVESVNPMEMPKLVRGLKLLDQADPCVETFVNEKGEYILCTAGELHLERCLKDLHERFAGVEVSHSEPAIPYRETFLSTSDMNPPRNAQLGRSVVETFLGNYKIRIRTIPLADEVTSFLDKNESSIKRIFEGDNGSKIDNLDTTIMDKDTFFNELEKVLEADTKNQEILSNCLSRIAALGPKRVGCNILLSEHNLLGSIFDNTLGQFEFSDSILNGFQLSVSEGPLAKEPVQGMCIIVEDISAITERDLATINDPHYQVDIPNISGRFITHVRDQIHESFLDWSPRIMWAMYSCDIQTSVDVLGKVYAVVQQRHGKIVSEEMKEGTPFFQIEAHIPVVEAFGLSEDIRKKTSGAAQPQLVFAGFECIDLDPFWIPTTEEELEELGETADKENVARRHMNAIRRRKGLFIDEKVIQNAEKQRTLKRN; translated from the coding sequence ATGCCAAGAGTAGAATCAGAAACATTTAAAAGACTTCAAAACGATCCTTCATGCATAAGGAACATATGTATTGTTGCTCATGTTGATCATGGTAAGACATCCCTTTCGGACTCATTGTTGGCATCAAACGGTATTATTTCCCAAAGGCTAGCAGGTAGAGTTCGTTATTTAGACTCGAGACCTGATGAACAATTGCGTGGTATTACCATGGAATCTTCAGCCATTTCCTTATATTTCAGGGTCTTACATAAGCAAGACGGTCAAGATGGGCCCCTAGTTAAGGAGCACTTGGTTAATCTAATTGATTCACCAGGTCACATAGACTTTTCGAGTGAAGTAAGTGCTGCTTCAAGATTATGTGATGGAGCAGTTGTATTGGTCGATGTCGTAGAAGGCGTTTGCTCTCAGACAATTACCGTTCTAAGACAATGTtggattgaaaaattaaagcCTGTACTAGTTTTGAATAAGATAGATAGATTAATCGCCGAATTACAATTAACCCCTCAAGAGGCCTACGTCCATTTGTATAGGGTTATTGAACAGGTTAATTCAGTTATTGGTTCCTTCTTCGCAGGAGAAAGACAGCTGGATGACCTGTCCTGGAGAGAACGATTAGAGCAAAATTCCAATGCAGAATACATCGAAAAGGATGATTCAGAGCTATATTTTAATCctacaaaaaataatgtcaTATTTGCATCTGCTATTGATGGATGGGGGTTCAATATTGGTCAGCTAGCCAGGTTTTATGAGCAAAAATTGGGAGCTAAGAGAGAAAACTTACAAAAAGTTCTTTGGGGTGTATTTTTATATGGATcccaaaacaaaaaaattatcaatcaTAAAAGTTTGAAGGGTAGAGCATTAAAGCCATTATTTGTCTCGTTAATTTTAGACAAtatatggaaaatttatgaaaatgTCGTTGTTTCGAGGGACATGGGtgctattgaaaaaattaccaAGGCTTTAAATGTCAAATTATTGCCTCGTGATCTCAAATCTAAGGATGACAAACAATTACTCAGAAATATAATGGGGCAATGGCTTCCTGTAAGTACGGCTGTATTACTGACGGTCATTGAACGGTTGCCCTCACCTATGAAATCTCAAAATGAACGTTTGGATATAATTTTAGGGAAGGATATCCACAGTAGCGCTGCTGATCCAACACTATTGAAATCGATAAGGGAATGTGATAGAGAAGGTCCATCATGTGCCTATGTATCCAAAATTCTGTCTATTccaagagaagaattaCCAATAACTTCATCAAATCAAGTTTCACatgatgaaattatggCAAGAAGTAGGAAAGCACGCGAAGAAGCGTTAAATGCCGCAAAAGCAGCTGAATTAGCGGAGAATATGGCCAAATTAGAAGTGAAAGGCTCACATCAGGGCTTTGAGGACGACTCAGACTTGTATGAGAGAGCAAAAGAGACTGTGCTAACACCTGATATAGATGTGCTTGCAAGCACCTCGAAAAAACATCGAGATTCTAAAACCGTACTGGAGACCCCTTCTAATTTCGAATTTGACATgaactttgaaaatgatggaACTGACAATTTGATACCAGATTTTGTACCCACCGATATTGATCCTAATGACCCTCTAAGTGCAATGTTCGAATACGAAGAAGAGGATCCATTTCAGACTTCTGAACCACCAAACGTCGTCGAGTATGAATACGAAGAGGATGAGACGGATATCTTcgatgaaaaagatgaagtTTTGATTGGCTTTGCCAGAATCTACAGTGGCTCTTTAAGGGTTGGCCAAGAAATTTCCGTATTAGGACCCAAATATGATCCAAAGAACCCTACTGAACACATTAAAACTGCTACAATTACTTCTTTATACTTGTTCATGGGTAAAGAGTTGGTTCCACTAGATGTTTGCCCCTCAGGAAATATTGTAGGTATTGGAGGCCTAGCtggtaaaattttaaagaacGGTACATTAATTGAACAAGGCGTGACTGGTGTAAATTTAGCAGCAGTTAACTTCCACTCCTCTCCAATCGTTCGCGTTGCTGTTGAGTCTGTAAACCCAATGGAAATGCCAAAATTAGTTCGTGGTTTAAAACTGTTGGATCAGGCAGACCCATGTGTAGAAACATTTGTTAATGAGAAAGGTGAGTACATTTTATGTACTGCTGGTGAACTACATCTTGAAAGATGTTTGAAAGATTTGCATGAAAGATTTGCAGGTGTAGAAGTTTCACATTCAGAGCCAGCTATACCATATAGAGAAACATTTTTATCTACATCTGATATGAATCCACCACGGAATGCTCAACTAGGACGCAGTGTTGTTGAAACGTTCTTAggaaattacaaaattaGAATTAGGACGATTCCACTGGCTGATGAAGTGACATCATTCTTAGATAAGAATGAAAGTAGCATTAAACGAATTTTTGAGGGTGACAATGGCTcgaaaattgataatttagaTACCACTATAATGGATAAAGatacatttttcaatgaactCGAAAAAGTTCTTGAAGCCGATACTAAgaatcaagaaatattatCTAACTGTTTGTCTAGGATCGCTGCATTAGGACCAAAAAGAGTAGGTTGTAACATCCTTTTATCAGAACACAACTTATTAGGAAgcatatttgataatactCTAGGTCAGTTCGAGTTTTCGGATTCAATATTAAACGGTTTCCAGCTTTCAGTTTCTGAAGGTCCGCTAGCCAAAGAACCGGTTCAAGGAATGTGCATTATCGTGGAGGATATAAGTGCCATAACTGAAAGAGATCTAGCTACCATCAATGATCCACATTATCAAGTAGATATTCCAAATATATCTGGTCGTTTCATTACCCATGTCAGGGACCAAATCCACGAGTCCTTTTTGGATTGGTCACCAAGAATAATGTGGGCAATGTATTCGTGTGATATCCAAACATCTGTGGATGTCTTGGGTAAAGTTTATGCTGTCGTTCAACAAAGACATGGTAAAATTGTCtcagaagaaatgaaagaaggTACACCATTTTTCCAGATTGAGGCACACATTCCCGTTGTAGAAGCATTCGGACTGAGTGAAGACATCCGTAAAAAGACTTCTGGTGCTGCCCAACCTCAACTAGTATTTGCAGGATTTGAATGTATCGATTTAGATCCATTCTGGATCCCAACTACGGAAGAAGAACTGGAAGAATTAGGCGAGACGGCGGACAAAGAGAATGTTGCTCGCAGACACATGAACGCAATAAGAAGACGTAAAGGCTTATTCATTGACGAAAAGGTCATCCAGAACGCCGAAAAACAACGTACTTTGAAGAGGAATTAA
- the IBD2 gene encoding Ibd2p (similar to Saccharomyces cerevisiae IBD2 (YNL164C); ancestral locus Anc_2.91) has product MISENNGRMGTTSIEVVSQEGPMPINLMMQEGVKALTKILSNQLQDRKTFENTEHPMQFVVKSDGDSSHYSKSGENASITSTDGDVLKMTNHLALNGAQKTGDLNSANILIDSKSAGAFFDEEFPDPELHINGEEAEIIFDYESHDMEDPTEGIGRKISEMIESVLPGGFSSDAQGRLHAIVNGNELNITEEVDDQGEIRQQEANFKNVRNSMNTNIDPRNNLDVTDVDITDDNEHEHQAGSADGYHHDRNCCPHHHPQEPSRYRNYNYHDFEYSNTNNRKQAPNFSTLIDQDKPLCMFCEYYMVFGEAPRNMIKWYNNMYGYNRMPPSRDHRHHHNHDHNHGHQEGNRKRNK; this is encoded by the coding sequence atgatatctgAAAATAATGGCAGGATGGGAACCACATCAATAGAGGTTGTGTCTCAAGAGGGCCCCATGCCGATAAACCTGATGATGCAAGAAGGCGTCAAAGCTTTGACtaaaatattatccaaTCAACTACAAGATAGAAAgacttttgaaaatactGAACATCCAATGCAGTTTGTGGTAAAAAGTGATGGAGATTCTTCCCATTATTCGAAATCTGGGGAAAATGCGTCAATTACATCCACAGATGGTGATGTTTTAAAGATGACAAACCATTTGGCGTTAAATGGCGCTCAGAAAACTGGAGATCTCAATTCTGCGAATATACTAATAGATAGCAAGAGTGCGGGAGCTTTCTTCGATGAGGAATTCCCTGACCCAGAGTTACACATCAACGGAGAAGAAGcagaaataatttttgactATGAATCACATGATATGGAGGATCCAACAGAGGGTATTGGTAGAAAAATCTCGGAGATGATTGAATCTGTATTGCCAGGGGGGTTTTCATCAGATGCACAGGGGAGATTACATGCAATAGTTAATGGAAATGAGCTAAATATAACTGAAGAGGTTGATGATCAGGGGGAAATACGACAACAAGAAgccaatttcaaaaatgtaCGGAACTCCATGAACACTAATATAGATCCTCGAAATAATCTCGACGTTACTGATGTCGACATCACTGATGATAACGAACATGAACATCAAGCTGGAAGTGCTGATGGCTATCACCATGATCGAAATTGTTGTCCACACCACCATCCACAAGAGCCCTCGAGATATAGAAACTATAATTACcatgattttgaatattcCAATACCAATAATAGAAAACAAGCTCCAAATTTTTCCACTCTAATAGATCAAGATAAGCCACTTTGTATGTTTTGTGAATATTATATGGTGTTTGGAGAGGCCCCACGAAATATGATCAAATGGTACAATAATATGTATGGTTATAATCGAATGCCGCCTTCTAGGGACCATCGTCATCACCATAATCATGATCACAACCATGGACACCAGGAAGGAAATCGTAAGAGAAACAAATGA
- the SKO1 gene encoding Sko1p (similar to Saccharomyces cerevisiae SKO1 (YNL167C); ancestral locus Anc_2.86), with the protein MSNQGTGDSVNANTVSSLNLEPNPFEQSFASTKRTDVISTNPPLLPRQMSNSNIRSIANLPITNQPQFYSSSASLADSFKRPSQSSSIFYSTQRPNIQSPPILTPGGSKKLPPLVLSPSFVKQHDDLTLTASLNNPHTLNNASHNAANAGSATHPGSDEHIAATTPGFLTYLPRTGLTPNESSLRTGLTPGGINPNLNYPLLPSLSSNSIVKPEAKIEKTPSVLSSNGAFTPGLNTILGYVPTTTAATTPNNNNSAAIAATNANTLTAVEVNGDNSKPIINKREELSTSITTEVTNNSDKNTANNKRKRKVASPKARKMNKKEVANTNINESEDSYEQERKRKEFLERNRVAASKFRKRKKEYIKKIESDLAFYEDEYNNLTAIISKLLPPNNGSQDETGASPLLLLLENAITTNDRTTSLNIIDHIKKLVTDSSFFHRQGVNPVKASSPDSYAILEAERDNNQDISNSNGNDNNSLFKGHSNDDESNKNVAINSSVSPGNNDENSNIIS; encoded by the coding sequence ATGTCCAATCAAGGCACTGGCGATTCCGTCAATGCAAACACTGTGTCTTCCTTAAATTTGGAGCCTAATCCTTTCGAGCAAAGTTTTGCTTCAACCAAGAGGACAGATGTAATAAGTACAAACCCACCTCTACTACCACGACAGATGAGTAACTCAAATATTAGATCAATTGCAAATCTACCAATAACAAATCAGCCACAATTCTATTCAAGCTCTGCTTCACTAGCAGATAGTTTCAAGAGACCCTCCCAATCCTCAAGCATTTTTTATTCCACTCAAAGACCAAATATCCAATCCCCTCCAATTCTAACCCCAGGTGGGTCCAAGAAACTACCTCCATTGGTGTTGTCACCTTCTTTTGTAAAGCAACACGACGACCTCACGTTAACTGCATCACTAAATAATCCACATACCCTTAATAATGCTTCGCACAACGCAGCAAATGCAGGCTCTGCTACACATCCTGGTTCGGATGAACACATAGCGGCTACGACGCCAGGTTTTCTTACCTATTTACCAAGAACTGGCTTAACGCCAAACGAATCAAGCCTCAGAACAGGTCTGACACCTGGAGGTATCAATCCCAATTTGAATTATCCACTTTTACCATCGTTGTCTAGTAATTCTATAGTCAAACCAGAAGCGAAGATTGAAAAGACTCCTTCAGTACTCAGTTCAAACGGTGCTTTCACTCCCGGTTTAAACACTATCTTGGGATATGTACCTACCACTACGGCTGCTACCACGcccaataataataatagtgcTGCTATTGCAGCTACTAATGCAAATACACTCACTGCTGTCGAAGTAAACGGTGATAACTCAAAACCGATCATTAATAAACGTGAAGAGTTGAGCACAAGTATAACGACAGAGGTCACTAACAATTCTGACAAGAACACTGCTAATAATaagaggaagaggaaaGTAGCTTCGCCAAAggcaagaaaaatgaataagAAAGAAGTCGCTAATACTAATATTAATGAATCGGAGGATTCATATGAACAAGAACGTAAAAGGAAAGAATTCCTGGAAAGAAATAGAGTAGCTGCGTCTAAATTTaggaagagaaaaaaggaatatatcaaaaaaatagagaGCGATTTGGCGTTTTATGAAGATGAATACAACAATTTAACGGCCATAATAAGTAAGCTATTGCCTCCAAATAATGGTAGCCAGGATGAAACTGGTGCTTCAcctttattattactattagAAAATGCTATCACAACGAATGACAGAACCACCTCACTGAATATAATAGATCATATCAAAAAGTTAGTGACGGATTCAAGTTTTTTTCATAGACAAGGTGTTAATCCTGTCAAAGCTAGTTCACCCGATAGTTACGCGATTCTTGAAGCTGAAAGAGATAATAATCAAGACATTAGTAATAGCAATGGCAACGATAACAATTCGTTGTTCAAAGGGCATTcgaatgatgatgaaagtaATAAAAATGTTGCTATCAACTCTAGTGTCTCTCCAGGAAATAATGAcgaaaattcaaatattattagttGA
- the KAFR0A07420 gene encoding uncharacterized protein (similar to Saccharomyces cerevisiae YNL165W; ancestral locus Anc_2.89) has protein sequence MDRVRSLIGNRRRNRGNAVNDASQTGSWLAQSLDNEDQSTVFENLRTIGTNNETVSDSETLNTFVSDTDTIGDLERLGYVNRAPAFNSVRKLPFISVLLTRGFFVFPSERSYQHFIKSKRKFNNVDLKTKIGIPLFHAVPSALIKTIFNSNKKDPIMKISKYDVLPVDQSIPDNVEVVTETETYRVIRFEFCEILKANVNSLDGKIKHELKFFNGVTIPMYNFKDKKDIDTIVDDLPLRWFGFSSFASPFGTNDIKLLILDDNTPNYLDNVNLSNDDRNVRPLGHLPVWGKYSDDNMSVLPKRRTLRLASFEIQEFKVNSSENDIPWNTQALTCMCILLHEYESRKERRHYNTNTTTTPDSNNANQ, from the coding sequence ATGGACAGAGTTCGATCATTAATAGGAAATAGAAGGAGAAACCGAGGAAACGCTGTTAATGACGCATCACAAACAGGTTCGTGGCTAGCACAATCATTGGATAATGAAGATCAGTCGACagttttcgaaaatttAAGGACTATCGGTACGAATAATGAAACAGTGTCTGACTCAGAAACGCTAAATACTTTTGTATCAGACACAGATACTATTGGCGACTTAGAAAGATTAGGTTATGTAAATAGGGCACCGGCATTTAATTCTGTAAGGAAGCTTCCATTCATTTCAGTGTTACTTACGAGAGGATTCTTTGTCTTTCCTAGTGAAAGATCTTACCAGCATTTTATTAAGAGcaagagaaaatttaataacGTCGATCTTAAGACAAAAATAGGAATTCCTTTGTTTCATGCCGTTCCATCAGCCTTAATTAAGACCATTTTCAACAGTAATAAAAAAGAtccaataatgaaaatttccaaatacGATGTTCTACCGGTGGATCAATCTATTCCTGATAACGTTGAGGTAGTAACAGAGACAGAAACTTATAGGGTAATCAGATTCGAGTTTTGCGAAATTCTCAAGGCTAATGTGAACAGTTTAGACGGTAAGATTAAGCATGAACTGAAGTTCTTCAATGGAGTCACTATCCCCATGTATAACTTCAAGGATAAGAAGGATATCGACACTATTGTAGATGACTTACCTTTGAGATGGTTTGGATTCTCCAGCTTTGCTTCTCCATTCGGCACAAATGATATCAAGTTATTGATACTCGATGACAACACCCCAAATTATCTCGATAATGTCAATCTTTCTAATGATGACAGAAATGTAAGACCGCTAGGTCATTTACCAGTTTGGGGTAAATACTCTGATGATAATATGAGTGTTTTACCAAAGAGAAGGACATTAAGGCTTGCAagctttgaaattcaagagTTCAAAGTAAATTCAAGCGAGAATGATATTCCTTGGAATACGCAGGCTCTAACATGTATGTGCATACTATTACATGAGTATGAATCAAGAAAGGAAAGAAGACATTATAATACTAATACGACGACAACGCCCGATTCTAATAATGCTAATCAGTGA